A single genomic interval of Halobacillus halophilus DSM 2266 harbors:
- a CDS encoding NAD(P)/FAD-dependent oxidoreductase has translation MKYDCIIIGGGIAGLQASIQLGRYKRSVLLIDAEDGRSSLCRKYSNILGFPNGISGQELRKAGRQHAENLGVSIRKDRVKDVHKNGREFTVYTVGGGMFSGRNLLLATGLKDHIPSIPGIKPCLGLSVYVCPDCDGYEIMNQRTAVIGSGNAGASMAISLLYWSRDIIFINHELEDISLEWTQRLAAENIEVKTAKVKELHETKGSLNRIEMKDGKSLQVKKAFLAFGGNQVRTELAVKLGAEVNENQHLIIDPRTKMTSVANLWASGDVAAHSELVTAAMGEGSLAAIWIHKELLK, from the coding sequence ATGAAATACGATTGCATCATTATCGGTGGGGGGATTGCAGGCCTTCAAGCCTCCATCCAGTTGGGACGTTATAAAAGGTCTGTGTTACTGATAGATGCTGAGGATGGAAGGTCTTCATTGTGTAGGAAGTACAGTAATATTCTAGGATTTCCTAATGGGATAAGTGGACAAGAACTCCGTAAAGCCGGCCGACAGCATGCTGAAAACCTGGGAGTATCGATACGCAAAGACAGGGTAAAGGATGTGCATAAGAATGGTAGAGAATTTACGGTATATACGGTCGGAGGAGGAATGTTCAGCGGAAGAAACCTTCTTCTTGCTACCGGTTTAAAAGACCATATCCCTTCCATTCCAGGAATTAAACCCTGTCTTGGACTTTCGGTTTACGTCTGCCCGGATTGTGATGGTTATGAGATTATGAACCAGAGGACGGCAGTAATTGGCTCAGGAAACGCAGGAGCTTCTATGGCTATAAGTCTTTTGTATTGGAGTAGGGATATTATATTTATTAACCATGAGCTTGAGGACATTTCCCTTGAGTGGACGCAGCGTTTAGCAGCTGAGAATATTGAAGTGAAAACAGCTAAAGTAAAGGAATTGCATGAGACAAAGGGAAGTTTGAACCGTATAGAAATGAAAGATGGTAAGAGTCTCCAAGTGAAGAAAGCTTTCTTGGCTTTTGGAGGGAACCAAGTACGAACAGAACTGGCCGTAAAGCTTGGAGCTGAAGTCAATGAAAACCAACATCTTATCATTGATCCCAGGACAAAAATGACAAGTGTAGCTAATTTGTGGGCGTCAGGCGATGTAGCTGCTCACTCAGAACTAGTAACGGCTGCCATGGGAGAAGGTTCCCTCGCTGCTATATGGATCCATAAGGAGTTACTGAAGTAA
- a CDS encoding L,D-transpeptidase family protein — translation MIHYVKKGETLTQISRDYRKPLMEIIKANPTINPNIIVPGQPIVIPGFPSTASIPYSIDISLNNRKLTLIRNGVKQKEYPIAVGRMLQGTPTGSFIIINKAANPGGPFGTLWMSLSKEHYGIHGTNNPSSIGKAVSKGCVRMYNRDVEELASIIPIGTPVLIHR, via the coding sequence TTGATTCATTATGTAAAAAAAGGCGAAACACTAACTCAGATATCCAGAGATTACCGAAAACCTTTAATGGAAATTATCAAAGCCAACCCGACCATAAACCCAAATATAATTGTACCCGGCCAGCCTATCGTCATCCCGGGTTTTCCCAGTACAGCAAGCATCCCCTACAGCATCGATATTTCACTCAACAACCGTAAACTCACGCTAATAAGAAATGGGGTCAAGCAAAAGGAGTATCCCATTGCTGTTGGCCGAATGCTGCAAGGCACACCGACAGGCAGCTTTATTATTATTAACAAAGCTGCCAATCCAGGAGGTCCATTTGGTACTCTCTGGATGAGTTTATCAAAAGAACATTATGGCATTCATGGGACAAATAATCCCAGCTCGATCGGCAAAGCCGTTTCGAAGGGCTGTGTTCGTATGTACAATCGGGATGTAGAAGAATTGGCCAGTATCATCCCTATAGGGACTCCAGTTCTTATCCACCGTTAA
- a CDS encoding reverse transcriptase-like protein, which yields MDVRMEIVYHVPKGPQANFTSDGLHASQAILIAEDMLKTKRAKSIAFLDSYNTEWTLKELKEYMIGIQTEPHNVKVYFDGGFDLGTKNSGLGCAIYYDQNGKSFRLRKNVLVHELDTNNEAEYAALHNALLELDLLGVHHLPVKFIGDSQVVINQLIGEWPCLEESLAKWADRIDEKLIQLGIQPQYHLISRKDNREADRLASQALNNIEIISTSEVN from the coding sequence ATGGATGTAAGAATGGAAATAGTATACCACGTTCCAAAAGGTCCGCAGGCAAACTTTACTTCGGATGGATTACATGCTTCACAAGCCATCCTGATTGCAGAGGATATGTTAAAGACAAAGCGGGCAAAGTCGATAGCTTTTCTAGATAGCTACAACACGGAATGGACATTAAAAGAATTGAAGGAGTATATGATAGGAATTCAGACGGAGCCCCATAATGTAAAAGTATATTTTGACGGGGGTTTTGATTTGGGAACTAAGAATTCAGGGCTTGGCTGCGCCATCTACTATGATCAAAATGGCAAATCTTTTCGCCTTAGAAAAAATGTTTTAGTACATGAACTTGACACGAATAATGAAGCAGAGTATGCTGCGCTTCATAACGCATTACTTGAACTGGATTTATTAGGGGTACATCATTTGCCCGTAAAATTTATTGGTGATTCTCAAGTCGTTATCAATCAATTGATTGGAGAGTGGCCATGTCTGGAAGAATCACTGGCTAAATGGGCGGATCGAATTGACGAAAAGCTTATTCAATTAGGAATTCAACCTCAGTATCACTTAATTTCTAGGAAAGATAACCGAGAAGCGGACCGTTTAGCTTCTCAAGCTTTAAATAACATTGAGATTATTAGTACCAGTGAAGTTAATTAG
- a CDS encoding LLM class flavin-dependent oxidoreductase has protein sequence MSNIQKKIQSIPFSVLDLSPITEGGSVAVSFQNTIDLAQHVEAWGYNRYWLAEHHNMPFIASSATSLLIGHVAGNTNSIRVGSGGIMLPNHAPLVVAEQFGTLETLYPGRIDLGLGRAPGTDGVTAQALRRELQSDGQDFPRLLNELRTYFDPSLSSGKQKVRAIPGTGLNIPVWLLGSSGFSAQLSAQLGLPFAYASHFSPNNTLAALDLYRSQFQPSESMESPHAMLGVNIVAADTDEEAERLATSLYQQFLNLIRNTELPLQPPVESIEEVASEREIMALRQQLGSSIIGSKESVREQLQSFIDKTQADELMVISQIYDHEARIRSYEIVAELFKEDS, from the coding sequence ATGTCTAATATACAAAAGAAAATTCAATCTATTCCTTTTTCTGTATTGGATTTATCTCCTATTACAGAAGGGGGCTCAGTGGCTGTTTCTTTTCAAAATACAATTGATCTGGCACAGCATGTGGAAGCATGGGGATATAATCGTTACTGGTTGGCTGAACACCATAATATGCCTTTTATCGCGAGCTCGGCGACCTCATTATTAATAGGCCACGTAGCTGGTAATACAAATTCAATTAGAGTAGGTTCCGGTGGAATTATGCTCCCTAATCATGCTCCTTTAGTTGTTGCGGAACAATTTGGAACTCTTGAAACATTATATCCGGGAAGGATTGATCTAGGTCTGGGACGAGCTCCTGGTACTGATGGAGTAACAGCTCAGGCTTTGAGGAGAGAACTGCAGAGTGATGGGCAGGATTTTCCAAGATTGTTGAATGAACTTCGCACGTATTTTGATCCTTCTTTAAGTTCTGGTAAACAGAAGGTCCGTGCTATACCAGGTACCGGTTTAAACATACCTGTATGGCTGCTTGGCTCTAGTGGATTTAGTGCCCAATTATCAGCACAGCTTGGTCTCCCTTTTGCTTACGCTAGTCATTTTTCACCTAACAATACACTGGCTGCTCTTGATCTTTACCGCAGTCAATTCCAACCCTCAGAATCTATGGAGAGTCCTCATGCGATGCTCGGAGTTAACATTGTAGCTGCAGATACAGATGAAGAAGCAGAACGTTTAGCTACCTCCTTATATCAACAGTTTTTAAATCTGATCCGGAATACGGAACTACCGCTGCAGCCGCCTGTTGAAAGTATTGAGGAAGTGGCGTCTGAAAGAGAAATAATGGCTCTTCGACAGCAATTAGGATCTTCAATCATTGGAAGTAAGGAATCCGTTCGAGAACAACTTCAAAGTTTTATTGATAAAACACAGGCTGATGAATTGATGGTCATTTCTCAGATTTACGACCACGAAGCAAGAATTCGATCCTATGAAATTGTAGCTGAACTATTTAAAGAAGATTCTTAG
- a CDS encoding proline 4-hydroxylase, with protein MEDLYPSRYSSEPEIVKRKDPVIHADRSKDHESPLSTEQLDFYEQNGFLQIENFFSEQEVSEMQKAIFELQNSNQDSESDMIIREPEGNEIRSIFKVHDSDEYFKKVANDQRILDIVNHLLGSEVYIHQSRINYKPGFTGKEFDWHSDFETWHVEDGMPRMRAVSLSIALSDNYTFNGPLMLVPGSQNYYVKCVGETPEDNYKESLKRQKLGVPDQESMRWLADQGGISVPTGKAGAITLFESNTMHGSNGNITPYPRNNMFMVYNSVENQLVEPFSGNQARPDFIAERNPKLKVNK; from the coding sequence GTGGAAGATCTTTATCCATCCAGGTACAGTAGTGAACCCGAAATTGTAAAAAGGAAGGATCCTGTTATTCATGCTGATCGTTCAAAAGACCATGAGTCACCCTTGTCGACCGAACAACTTGATTTCTATGAACAAAATGGGTTTCTTCAAATAGAGAACTTCTTTTCTGAACAGGAAGTTTCTGAAATGCAAAAAGCAATATTTGAGCTGCAGAATTCTAATCAGGACAGTGAATCGGATATGATTATCCGCGAGCCGGAAGGAAACGAAATTCGTTCTATTTTTAAAGTTCACGATAGTGATGAGTATTTTAAAAAAGTAGCTAATGATCAGAGAATATTAGACATTGTGAACCATTTACTCGGAAGTGAAGTTTATATTCATCAGTCACGAATTAATTACAAGCCTGGATTTACCGGCAAAGAATTTGATTGGCACTCTGACTTTGAAACGTGGCATGTAGAAGACGGCATGCCAAGAATGAGAGCCGTAAGTTTATCGATTGCATTATCAGATAACTACACATTTAATGGTCCACTTATGCTTGTACCAGGTTCTCAAAATTACTATGTGAAATGTGTCGGTGAGACTCCTGAAGATAATTACAAGGAATCTCTAAAAAGACAGAAGTTAGGAGTACCTGATCAGGAAAGCATGAGATGGCTCGCCGATCAAGGAGGAATTTCTGTTCCAACAGGTAAAGCCGGAGCTATAACGCTGTTTGAATCCAATACTATGCATGGTTCAAACGGAAATATAACACCCTACCCTAGAAATAACATGTTCATGGTTTATAACAGTGTAGAAAATCAGCTGGTTGAACCTTTCTCCGGGAATCAGGCACGTCCTGATTTTATCGCCGAGCGTAACCCTAAACTAAAAGTAAACAAATAA
- a CDS encoding ABC-F family ATP-binding cassette domain-containing protein: MSLLTVKELSHGFGDRAIFENVSFRLLRGEHIGLIGANGEGKSTFMNMITGKVEPDAGKIIWSKNIRIGYLDQHADLQQGMSIRDVLRTAFQYLFDMESEMNHLFGKMGEVDPEELENLLEETGRLQDTLTNNDFYTIDAKVDEVANGLGLDEIGLERDVTDLSGGQRTKVLLAKLLLEKPDILLLDEPTNYLDVEHIEWLKKYLLEYENAFILISHDIPFLNSVVNIIYHVENQELTRYPGDYNEFLKVYDMKKQQLEAAYKKQQKEIANLKDFVARNKANAATSKMAMSRQKKLDKMDVIELDSEKPKPQFNFKQARTPGKYLFETNDLVIGYDEPLSRPLNLSMERGEKIALSGANGIGKTTLLKSILGEIQPVEGSVQLGDHLHIGYFEQELKETSKNTCIEEIWEEFRHFTQYEVRASLAKCGLTKKHIESKVQVLSGGEKAKVRLCKLINKETNLLVLDEPTNHLDVDAKAELKRALQDYKGSVLLISHEPDFYMDVVTDVWNCEDWTTKVF; encoded by the coding sequence ATGAGTTTACTTACAGTAAAAGAATTAAGTCACGGTTTCGGAGACCGCGCTATCTTTGAAAATGTATCTTTTCGTCTATTAAGAGGCGAACATATAGGTTTAATTGGTGCTAATGGTGAAGGTAAATCAACCTTTATGAACATGATTACTGGTAAGGTAGAGCCTGATGCCGGTAAAATCATTTGGTCTAAAAACATTCGAATAGGTTATTTGGATCAACACGCAGATCTACAGCAAGGTATGTCAATAAGAGATGTCTTGAGAACTGCATTCCAATATCTGTTTGATATGGAAAGTGAAATGAATCATCTGTTTGGAAAGATGGGTGAAGTGGATCCCGAAGAACTGGAAAACCTTCTTGAAGAAACCGGGCGGCTGCAAGACACATTGACTAACAATGATTTTTATACGATCGATGCAAAAGTTGACGAAGTTGCTAATGGACTTGGACTTGATGAAATCGGGCTTGAGCGCGATGTTACAGACCTAAGCGGTGGACAGCGTACAAAAGTATTACTTGCCAAACTGCTTTTGGAGAAACCCGATATATTATTATTAGACGAGCCAACAAACTATCTCGATGTTGAACATATAGAGTGGCTGAAAAAATACCTCCTGGAATATGAGAATGCATTTATTCTTATTTCCCATGATATTCCATTTTTGAATAGTGTCGTAAACATCATTTATCACGTGGAAAATCAGGAATTAACTCGGTACCCGGGCGACTACAATGAATTTTTAAAAGTGTACGACATGAAAAAGCAACAGCTTGAAGCCGCTTATAAAAAGCAGCAAAAAGAAATTGCTAACCTAAAAGACTTTGTAGCGCGTAATAAAGCTAATGCTGCGACGAGTAAAATGGCAATGTCCCGACAGAAGAAACTTGATAAAATGGACGTCATCGAACTTGATTCCGAAAAACCAAAACCCCAGTTTAACTTTAAACAAGCTCGAACTCCAGGGAAATATTTGTTTGAGACTAATGATCTTGTCATCGGGTATGACGAACCTCTCTCCAGACCTCTCAACTTATCTATGGAACGCGGGGAGAAAATTGCATTATCTGGAGCGAACGGAATTGGTAAAACTACACTATTAAAAAGCATTCTTGGGGAAATACAGCCGGTTGAAGGCTCCGTTCAATTAGGAGATCATCTTCATATTGGTTATTTTGAACAAGAATTAAAAGAAACAAGCAAAAACACGTGTATTGAAGAAATTTGGGAGGAATTTAGACATTTTACCCAATATGAAGTACGTGCTTCCCTTGCAAAATGCGGCTTAACAAAAAAGCATATTGAAAGTAAAGTGCAAGTACTAAGTGGCGGGGAAAAAGCAAAAGTACGTCTATGTAAATTAATTAACAAAGAAACAAACCTTCTTGTACTCGATGAACCTACCAACCACTTAGATGTAGATGCGAAAGCAGAATTGAAGAGAGCCTTACAGGATTATAAAGGAAGTGTCCTGCTTATTTCTCATGAACCAGATTTCTATATGGATGTTGTTACAGACGTATGGAATTGTGAAGATTGGACTACAAAAGTTTTCTAA
- a CDS encoding GNAT family N-acetyltransferase has protein sequence MVPIKRPSIVIKEFPSYDDYKRVTKLMEACIAHDNLSLKLELDYKLSHSFHEMKDINKSNEFMFYEGEMLIGYIGICQFGAEVMEVNGMVHPDYRRRGVFSRLYGLVEGEWLRRSSEDMLLLSDHRSRSGHAFIKSTGAHYEKSEYEMFLMNESVEKTVSRQISLRKAMNKDAEEIARQNYIFFQTDPSTELTLPEEEAKRGIDIYMAELEQSCIGKVHLNREGSTGAIYGLGVLPEYRGRGYGREILLRSIEKLDEIKVHDIKLQVAVKNRNALSLYQTCGFEETSTMDYFKLAKRNLK, from the coding sequence ATGGTTCCAATTAAAAGACCCAGTATAGTCATTAAAGAATTCCCGAGTTATGACGATTATAAAAGAGTTACAAAGCTAATGGAAGCCTGCATAGCACATGATAATCTATCGCTCAAACTGGAACTTGATTATAAACTAAGTCATTCTTTTCATGAAATGAAAGATATAAATAAGTCCAATGAATTTATGTTTTATGAGGGAGAAATGCTTATAGGGTACATCGGTATATGTCAATTCGGGGCTGAAGTGATGGAAGTAAATGGAATGGTGCACCCGGATTACAGAAGAAGGGGAGTCTTCAGCCGACTATATGGATTGGTCGAAGGTGAGTGGCTCAGAAGGTCATCTGAAGATATGTTATTACTATCTGATCACCGTTCGCGCTCAGGTCACGCATTTATTAAATCTACTGGGGCTCACTATGAGAAGTCTGAATACGAAATGTTTCTGATGAATGAGTCAGTAGAGAAGACGGTTTCAAGGCAGATTTCCCTTAGAAAAGCAATGAATAAGGACGCAGAAGAAATTGCGAGACAAAATTACATTTTCTTTCAAACTGATCCGAGTACTGAACTCACTCTTCCAGAAGAAGAGGCTAAGCGTGGGATTGATATTTATATGGCTGAGCTTGAGCAATCATGTATAGGGAAAGTGCACTTGAATAGGGAAGGCAGCACCGGTGCAATTTATGGTTTAGGAGTACTACCAGAGTATCGGGGCAGGGGGTATGGAAGAGAAATTTTATTAAGATCTATAGAGAAACTGGATGAAATAAAAGTCCATGATATTAAGCTTCAAGTGGCAGTGAAAAATAGGAATGCTTTAAGTCTTTATCAGACTTGCGGATTTGAAGAAACCTCTACAATGGATTATTTTAAGCTCGCAAAGAGAAATCTCAAATGA
- a CDS encoding cytochrome c oxidase assembly protein, producing MNHAQIANVTTGMSALFISIGALLIVILYIDAGVRSSRHNRLKVWPWYRYVSFAFGIVCAAISVIGPIAYQAMSNFTMHMVSHLLLGMLAPVLLVMSAPVTLLLRSLPVRQAKIVASLLRSYPVRFMSHPIIASVLNIGGLWILYTTSLYSWMHTNLMVHILVHVHIFAAGYIFTASLIYIDPVPHRLSYIYRSIVLIGALAAHGILSKYIYAHPPEGVGVQEAQTGGMLMYYGGDFIDLIIIVLLCYHWYKNTRPGEVLA from the coding sequence GTGAATCACGCTCAGATTGCAAATGTTACAACCGGTATGTCCGCGCTATTTATAAGTATTGGAGCTCTCCTTATCGTTATCTTGTATATAGATGCAGGAGTGCGTTCAAGCCGTCATAATCGATTAAAAGTATGGCCCTGGTATCGGTATGTTAGTTTCGCATTTGGTATAGTTTGTGCTGCTATATCTGTTATAGGACCAATCGCATATCAGGCAATGAGCAATTTTACTATGCATATGGTCAGTCATCTCCTGCTTGGTATGCTTGCTCCTGTTTTACTAGTTATGTCAGCTCCCGTTACCTTACTTTTACGGTCACTTCCTGTAAGACAAGCGAAAATTGTGGCCAGCCTTCTTCGTAGTTATCCTGTGCGTTTTATGAGTCATCCTATAATAGCCTCTGTACTGAATATTGGCGGTCTTTGGATTCTTTATACAACGAGTTTGTACAGTTGGATGCATACGAACCTTATGGTTCATATCTTAGTGCATGTCCATATTTTTGCAGCAGGCTACATTTTTACAGCATCATTAATTTACATAGACCCTGTTCCTCACCGGCTCAGTTATATATACAGATCCATCGTTTTAATTGGTGCCTTGGCAGCCCATGGTATTCTCTCAAAATATATCTACGCTCATCCCCCTGAGGGAGTTGGTGTACAAGAAGCGCAGACAGGTGGAATGCTTATGTACTATGGTGGAGACTTTATTGACCTCATCATTATCGTGTTATTGTGCTATCACTGGTATAAAAATACGCGTCCGGGTGAGGTATTAGCTTAA